One window of uncultured Erythrobacter sp. genomic DNA carries:
- a CDS encoding HesA/MoeB/ThiF family protein, protein MSLPAPLSPARLDRFARHIVLPEIGGAGQVALAGKHIAVIGLGGIGSPALQYLAGAGIGRLTLVDDDVVDASNLQRQTIFTARDVGHGKATSARRWLANFDDAIDVTLSDTRISRDNASELIAGVDLVLDGTDNFATRLAVSDACVAERVPLLSAAVGRFQGQVGAFAGHLAGQACYRCFVGDAFDAEDCDTCAEDGMLGAMAGWAGSFAAMQAVRVLLAGVSRFGQPMWGKLHILDGMQPGMRTLSIAKDEACKGCG, encoded by the coding sequence ATGAGTTTACCCGCCCCCTTATCCCCAGCACGCCTCGACCGTTTCGCGCGCCATATCGTGCTGCCCGAGATAGGCGGCGCGGGTCAGGTTGCGCTGGCGGGCAAGCACATCGCAGTGATCGGCCTGGGCGGGATTGGTTCGCCCGCTTTGCAATATCTCGCAGGCGCGGGGATCGGACGCCTTACGTTGGTCGATGACGATGTGGTCGATGCCTCGAACCTCCAGCGCCAGACCATCTTCACCGCCCGTGATGTCGGACATGGCAAAGCCACCAGCGCGCGTCGCTGGCTCGCCAATTTCGACGATGCCATCGACGTCACTCTCAGCGACACGCGGATTAGCCGCGACAACGCTTCGGAACTGATCGCAGGCGTCGATCTGGTGCTCGACGGGACCGACAATTTCGCCACTCGCCTCGCAGTCTCCGATGCCTGCGTAGCCGAGCGAGTGCCGCTGCTGTCTGCGGCTGTCGGCCGCTTTCAAGGACAGGTCGGGGCCTTTGCTGGGCACCTTGCGGGTCAAGCCTGCTACAGGTGCTTTGTCGGCGACGCCTTCGATGCCGAGGATTGCGACACCTGCGCCGAAGACGGCATGCTGGGCGCGATGGCTGGCTGGGCCGGAAGCTTTGCCGCGATGCAGGCGGTGCGCGTGCTGCTCGCCGGAGTCAGCCGCTTTGGCCAACCGATGTGGGGCAAGCTGCATATCCTCGACGGGATGCAGCCGGGGATGCGCACGCTCAGCATTGCGAAGGACGAAGCTTGCAAAGGATGCGGATAG
- a CDS encoding DUF202 domain-containing protein yields MSEDKSSNDLAEDRTDLAEDRTLMANERTFAGWMRTGLASVGIGLGFNALFGKLEPSWVPKAIATLFIAIGIFIFWAAERKACAVQARIESHQSSPLAKSNVRLIAGAMALASALLAIGMWTIKLPD; encoded by the coding sequence ATGAGCGAAGACAAATCATCAAACGACCTCGCTGAAGATCGCACCGATCTCGCCGAAGACCGGACTCTGATGGCGAATGAGCGCACATTTGCAGGCTGGATGCGGACGGGCCTAGCCTCGGTCGGTATCGGGCTTGGCTTCAACGCGCTGTTTGGGAAACTTGAACCCAGCTGGGTGCCCAAGGCAATCGCAACCCTCTTCATCGCCATCGGGATATTCATCTTCTGGGCAGCAGAGCGCAAAGCCTGCGCCGTGCAAGCCAGGATCGAGTCGCATCAGTCTTCACCGCTGGCGAAATCGAATGTCCGGCTGATTGCGGGAGCTATGGCGCTTGCAAGCGCGCTTCTTGCAATCGGGATGTGGACGATCAAGCTTCCTGACTAA
- the mutM gene encoding bifunctional DNA-formamidopyrimidine glycosylase/DNA-(apurinic or apyrimidinic site) lyase has translation MPELPEVETTVRGLARFLDGQQITRVVLNRPNLRRPFPPELVQVMTGARVTGLSRRAKYGLIHLDRDMTMIFHLGMSGRWRIDPDEADKHDHLLLETADNAFALCDPRRFGSVDLEPTGALDQWPSFASLGPEPLGPDFSAQQLKAALKGKSQAIKLCLLDQRVVAGLGNIYVCEALWRSGIHPAKAGGKVTRPQLERLVPAIKDVLTAAISDGGSSLRDYAAPDGELGYFATRFDVYGRTDEACRREDGGAIRRIAQGGRSTWYCAKCQK, from the coding sequence ATGCCAGAATTACCAGAGGTCGAGACAACGGTTCGGGGGCTTGCCCGCTTTCTTGACGGGCAGCAGATCACGCGAGTGGTGCTCAATCGCCCCAACCTGCGCCGTCCCTTCCCGCCCGAACTGGTGCAGGTGATGACGGGAGCGCGCGTGACCGGCTTGTCACGGCGGGCCAAATACGGCCTGATCCATCTCGACCGCGACATGACCATGATCTTTCATCTGGGCATGAGCGGGCGCTGGCGGATCGACCCTGATGAGGCGGACAAGCACGACCACCTGCTGCTCGAAACTGCGGACAATGCCTTTGCCCTGTGCGACCCGCGGCGATTCGGTTCGGTTGATCTGGAGCCGACCGGTGCGCTCGACCAATGGCCTTCCTTTGCCAGCCTTGGCCCCGAACCTCTCGGCCCTGACTTTTCGGCTCAGCAGCTGAAGGCCGCGCTCAAAGGCAAAAGCCAGGCGATCAAGCTGTGCCTGCTCGACCAGCGCGTCGTCGCCGGGCTTGGCAACATATATGTGTGCGAGGCGCTTTGGCGTTCGGGCATTCATCCGGCCAAGGCAGGCGGCAAAGTGACTAGGCCCCAGCTGGAACGGCTCGTCCCGGCGATCAAGGATGTGCTCACCGCCGCAATCAGCGATGGCGGCTCCTCTTTGCGCGACTATGCCGCGCCAGACGGAGAGCTGGGATACTTCGCCACGCGCTTCGATGTCTATGGCCGCACAGACGAGGCTTGCCGCCGCGAGGATGGCGGTGCTATCCGCCGGATCGCGCAAGGCGGGCGCAGCACATGGTATTGTGCGAAGTGCCAGAAGTGA
- the rpsT gene encoding 30S ribosomal protein S20, with the protein MANTPQARKRIRRNNARAEVNGARMSRIRNFVKKVESACEAGDKDAAAAALKAAQPEMARGVARGVMHKNTVARKMSRLSKRVAAL; encoded by the coding sequence ATGGCCAATACGCCGCAAGCCCGTAAACGCATCCGTCGCAACAATGCCCGTGCCGAAGTTAATGGCGCCCGCATGAGCCGCATCCGCAACTTCGTTAAGAAGGTCGAATCGGCTTGCGAAGCCGGTGACAAGGATGCCGCTGCTGCCGCACTCAAAGCAGCCCAGCCTGAAATGGCTCGCGGTGTTGCTCGCGGTGTGATGCACAAGAACACGGTCGCGCGCAAAATGTCGCGCCTGTCAAAGCGCGTCGCCGCTCTCTGA
- a CDS encoding DUF4345 family protein, which produces MKIALRIVLALGGLLLLYMGFGFLTDPVSAGADFLGLAVEGAHATTSVRSDFTAFFGVSGAAFLWGAWKQYGAALVFGAALMLVTLAARLVSLAIDGSFDGYIVPMVVELVLGVAGLLGAKILPEKA; this is translated from the coding sequence ATGAAGATCGCGCTGCGTATCGTGCTGGCCCTTGGCGGGTTGCTGTTGCTCTATATGGGATTTGGCTTCCTGACCGATCCGGTGAGTGCCGGTGCAGATTTTCTTGGCCTGGCCGTCGAAGGCGCACATGCGACCACCTCGGTTCGATCAGATTTCACCGCATTTTTCGGCGTTAGCGGCGCTGCATTCCTTTGGGGTGCGTGGAAGCAATATGGCGCGGCACTGGTCTTCGGCGCTGCCCTGATGCTGGTCACACTCGCGGCAAGGCTTGTCTCGCTTGCGATCGATGGCAGCTTTGACGGCTACATTGTACCGATGGTCGTCGAGCTGGTGCTGGGCGTTGCTGGACTGCTCGGCGCTAAGATCCTGCCTGAAAAGGCCTAG
- the ubiB gene encoding 2-polyprenylphenol 6-hydroxylase: protein MTSSITHMFRLARWGITLARRRALVGIESDPNAPVPVKRLVRLARLATFTSKNGERDYAGAFRAIGPAAIKLGQSLATRPDLVGDEAARNLLSLQDDLPPVSFDKIEAQLAATFDQPISELFAEIDPVPVGAASIAQVHRAVTSDGRSVAVKVLRPGIREKFARDIETYEWAAAHIEAMGGEATRLRPRLTIANFKRWTNSELDLRREAASASELAEGMKGVGGYRIPGIDWDRTNGRVLTIEWVDGIKISKTDELIAAGHDLDEIANRLVLSFLTQAISAGFFHADMHQGNLFVEKDGTIVAIDFGIMGRIDRRARQWLAEILYGLTTGNYKRVAEIHFEAQYVPSYHSVGEFATALRAVGEPMRGKPVKDLSVGQMLDGLFAITRDFDMQTQPHLLLLQKTMVMVEGIATQLNPDINMWDVSGPYVKSWIRDELGPEAAVADRIKEDTETLLRLPALIRRIEDRFPPKGGAPEPPPLPEIKLLTDRSKGNGGGWLGYFVAGLVGAGAVWGASYAGLI, encoded by the coding sequence GTGACCTCTTCCATCACCCACATGTTCCGCCTCGCGCGTTGGGGGATCACGCTTGCGCGCCGCCGCGCATTGGTGGGGATCGAGAGCGATCCCAACGCGCCTGTGCCGGTAAAGCGGCTGGTGCGCCTCGCGCGGCTCGCGACCTTTACGTCGAAGAACGGCGAACGCGATTACGCTGGCGCGTTTCGCGCGATTGGTCCGGCGGCGATCAAGCTGGGGCAATCGCTGGCGACCCGGCCTGACCTTGTCGGCGATGAAGCGGCGCGAAACCTTCTGAGCCTGCAAGATGACCTGCCGCCTGTATCCTTCGACAAGATCGAAGCGCAGCTTGCAGCGACTTTCGATCAGCCGATCAGCGAGCTGTTCGCTGAGATCGACCCTGTGCCGGTTGGCGCTGCCTCCATCGCGCAGGTCCACCGTGCGGTGACGAGCGATGGCCGCTCGGTCGCTGTCAAAGTGCTGCGCCCCGGCATCCGCGAAAAGTTCGCGCGCGATATCGAGACCTATGAATGGGCCGCCGCGCATATCGAGGCGATGGGCGGAGAGGCCACGCGCCTGCGACCGCGCCTCACGATTGCAAACTTCAAGCGCTGGACCAATTCAGAGCTGGACCTTCGCCGCGAGGCTGCTTCGGCATCGGAACTGGCCGAAGGGATGAAGGGCGTCGGCGGATACCGTATTCCCGGTATCGACTGGGACCGCACCAATGGCCGGGTGCTGACGATCGAGTGGGTCGACGGGATCAAGATTTCCAAGACCGATGAACTTATCGCTGCCGGTCACGATCTGGACGAGATTGCGAACCGCCTGGTGCTGAGCTTTCTTACACAGGCGATCAGCGCGGGTTTCTTCCACGCCGATATGCATCAGGGGAACCTGTTCGTCGAAAAGGACGGCACGATTGTCGCCATCGACTTTGGCATTATGGGCCGGATCGACCGCCGTGCGCGGCAATGGCTGGCGGAAATTCTCTACGGGCTGACGACTGGCAATTACAAACGCGTCGCTGAAATTCATTTCGAGGCGCAATATGTGCCGAGCTACCATTCGGTTGGAGAGTTCGCGACCGCCTTGCGCGCGGTGGGTGAGCCGATGCGCGGCAAGCCGGTGAAGGATCTGTCGGTCGGACAGATGCTCGACGGACTGTTTGCAATCACCCGCGATTTCGACATGCAGACGCAGCCGCATCTGCTGCTGCTGCAAAAGACGATGGTGATGGTCGAGGGGATCGCGACCCAGCTCAATCCCGACATCAATATGTGGGACGTTTCCGGCCCCTATGTGAAAAGCTGGATCCGCGACGAGTTGGGTCCGGAGGCGGCTGTGGCCGACCGGATCAAGGAAGACACCGAGACATTGCTGCGCTTGCCTGCGCTGATCCGCCGGATCGAGGACCGGTTTCCGCCCAAAGGGGGCGCACCTGAACCGCCACCCTTGCCAGAGATCAAGCTCCTCACTGATCGCAGCAAGGGCAACGGCGGAGGCTGGCTCGGCTATTTCGTCGCCGGGCTCGTCGGTGCAGGCGCGGTCTGGGGCGCGAGCTATGCGGGGTTGATCTAG
- a CDS encoding NAD-dependent deacylase — MPEIERIVILTGAGISAESGIDTFRSAGGQGQGLWEQHRVEDVATPEGFARDPDLVLGFYDMRREALAKVKPNPAHEALARLEAEFPGELLLVTQNVDDLHERGGSRQVLHMHGELKSALCMSCEVRSPWEAPMSNRPPCPVCQASSLRPDVVWFGEMPYQMERIYAALTTCDLFVSIGTSGAVYPAAGFVQEAAAQGARTLELNLERSEGSHFFAEARHGPAGTLVPEWVGEVLKA, encoded by the coding sequence ATGCCAGAGATCGAACGCATCGTCATCCTCACCGGAGCGGGAATATCCGCAGAAAGCGGGATCGACACATTTCGTTCCGCCGGAGGCCAAGGGCAAGGACTGTGGGAGCAGCACCGGGTTGAAGATGTGGCGACGCCTGAGGGCTTTGCTCGCGATCCTGACCTTGTGCTGGGCTTTTACGATATGCGGCGCGAGGCGCTCGCCAAGGTGAAGCCTAACCCGGCACATGAAGCGCTGGCGCGGCTGGAGGCGGAGTTTCCCGGCGAGTTGCTGCTGGTCACGCAGAATGTCGATGATCTGCATGAGCGGGGCGGATCGCGCCAAGTGCTGCACATGCATGGCGAGCTCAAGAGTGCGCTGTGTATGTCGTGCGAGGTCCGCTCGCCTTGGGAAGCGCCAATGTCAAACCGCCCGCCATGCCCCGTGTGCCAAGCCTCCAGTTTGCGCCCCGACGTCGTGTGGTTCGGAGAGATGCCCTATCAGATGGAGCGCATCTACGCCGCGCTCACCACCTGCGACCTGTTCGTCAGCATCGGCACAAGCGGCGCGGTCTATCCGGCGGCTGGCTTTGTGCAGGAAGCGGCGGCGCAGGGTGCGCGCACGTTGGAACTCAATCTGGAGCGGAGCGAGGGAAGTCACTTCTTCGCCGAAGCGCGCCATGGGCCTGCGGGGACTTTGGTGCCGGAGTGGGTGGGTGAGGTGTTGAAGGCCTGA
- a CDS encoding class I SAM-dependent methyltransferase has product MSESTSDTVSFGYENVSPEEKTRRVGEVFTSVAKKYDIMNDAMSFGMHRGWKDKFVKRVKPQPGERILDMAGGTGDIAFRMADRGADITVADINQDMLDVGAERALERAETPDTGSLVFTCQNAEKVSFASSSFDAYTIVFGIRNVTFKDHALAEAYRVLRPGGRFYCMEFSTSEWSGFREIYDIYSDQLLPRMGQAIAGDADSYRYLVESIRKFPKMAEFESMIRAAGFVNTKVEPILGGAVAIHSGWKV; this is encoded by the coding sequence ATGAGTGAAAGCACATCTGACACCGTCTCCTTCGGGTACGAGAATGTAAGTCCTGAGGAAAAGACCCGCCGCGTGGGCGAGGTCTTCACCAGCGTCGCCAAGAAATACGACATCATGAATGATGCGATGAGCTTTGGCATGCATCGCGGGTGGAAGGACAAGTTCGTCAAACGGGTGAAGCCGCAGCCGGGTGAACGGATCCTCGATATGGCAGGCGGTACGGGCGACATTGCCTTTCGCATGGCCGATCGCGGGGCGGATATCACCGTCGCTGATATCAATCAGGACATGCTCGATGTCGGCGCAGAACGCGCGTTGGAGCGGGCAGAGACGCCCGATACGGGCAGCCTCGTCTTTACCTGCCAGAACGCCGAGAAGGTGAGTTTCGCAAGCTCATCCTTCGATGCCTATACGATCGTATTCGGCATCCGGAATGTGACCTTCAAGGATCACGCGCTGGCCGAGGCGTACCGCGTGCTGCGGCCCGGCGGACGCTTTTACTGCATGGAATTCTCAACCAGCGAATGGTCCGGTTTCCGCGAAATCTACGATATCTATTCCGATCAGCTGCTGCCGCGCATGGGACAGGCGATTGCTGGCGATGCCGACTCGTATCGTTATCTGGTCGAATCGATCCGCAAGTTCCCAAAGATGGCTGAGTTTGAAAGCATGATCCGCGCAGCCGGTTTCGTGAACACCAAGGTCGAACCGATCCTCGGCGGCGCGGTTGCGATCCATTCGGGGTGGAAGGTCTGA
- a CDS encoding bifunctional phosphopantothenoylcysteine decarboxylase/phosphopantothenate synthase — translation MGSKGPKVLLVVGGGIAAYKSCELVRLIRKGGGDVTCVVTKGGQQFVTPMSLAALSENQVYTSLFDLKNEVEMGHIELSREADLVVVCPATADLMAKMAAGIADDLATTLILATNKPVMAVPAMNVKMWEHASTQRNVETLSEAGVNVMHPDEGAMACGEFGYGRLPEPHAIWREIAAHFGIEVEDEAPVPLPANDAAEFEALEPDNEGAEDGTAMGGLSGLLSKIIPRSTDKRSAEEIDAELEADLDAELPEDAEFFEEEEVEFNPDLEGSPLATKGKGKAAPPIDPDAINHEVDERRLAPEEIEEEAPVARKAAAKSAAPAKADVIEAEEEDVAGALKVDPSHQPLEGRHVLITAGPTWESIDPVRYIANRSSGKQGFAIAAAAAALGADVTLVAGPVALKTPAGVNRIDVESAEEMSAAVKRALPCDAAVMVAAVADWRPKEYRDEKIKKRGSAPPALMLTENPDILTNLAAGDKRPALVVGFAAETDDVLDNAKRKRKRKACDWIVANDVSGDVMGGDMNKVHIVSSEGVESLDEMPKLDVAIALVERIAAALNAEAEQ, via the coding sequence ATGGGATCTAAGGGGCCGAAAGTGCTTCTGGTCGTGGGCGGCGGGATCGCGGCCTATAAGTCCTGTGAGCTTGTGCGCCTGATCCGCAAAGGCGGCGGCGATGTCACATGCGTTGTAACCAAAGGCGGGCAGCAATTCGTGACGCCGATGTCGCTCGCTGCGCTGTCCGAGAACCAGGTTTACACCTCCTTGTTCGATCTCAAGAACGAGGTCGAGATGGGTCATATCGAACTGTCGCGTGAGGCCGATCTGGTGGTCGTGTGCCCCGCCACTGCCGATCTGATGGCAAAGATGGCGGCGGGTATTGCCGATGACCTTGCCACCACTCTGATCCTTGCGACCAACAAGCCGGTGATGGCGGTCCCGGCGATGAACGTGAAGATGTGGGAACACGCTTCGACCCAGCGCAATGTCGAAACGCTCTCCGAAGCGGGCGTGAACGTCATGCACCCTGATGAAGGCGCGATGGCATGCGGCGAGTTCGGCTATGGCCGCTTGCCCGAACCGCACGCGATCTGGCGCGAAATCGCCGCGCATTTCGGCATCGAAGTCGAGGACGAAGCGCCTGTGCCGCTCCCCGCCAACGATGCAGCGGAATTTGAAGCGCTCGAACCCGACAATGAGGGGGCAGAGGACGGCACCGCGATGGGCGGGCTTTCCGGCCTGCTGTCCAAGATCATCCCGCGCTCGACCGACAAACGCAGCGCCGAAGAAATCGATGCCGAGCTGGAGGCCGATCTCGACGCCGAATTGCCCGAAGATGCCGAGTTCTTCGAAGAAGAGGAGGTCGAGTTCAATCCCGACCTCGAAGGTTCACCGCTGGCGACCAAGGGCAAGGGCAAGGCTGCACCTCCGATTGATCCCGATGCGATCAATCACGAAGTTGATGAACGCCGCCTCGCGCCCGAGGAAATCGAAGAAGAGGCTCCTGTCGCCAGGAAGGCGGCGGCCAAGTCGGCTGCGCCTGCAAAGGCCGATGTGATCGAGGCCGAAGAGGAAGATGTCGCCGGCGCGCTCAAGGTTGACCCCTCGCACCAGCCGCTCGAGGGGCGCCACGTCCTGATTACCGCCGGTCCCACATGGGAATCGATTGATCCGGTGCGCTACATCGCCAACCGTTCCAGCGGGAAACAGGGTTTTGCCATTGCAGCAGCCGCTGCGGCGCTGGGTGCGGATGTGACGCTGGTTGCAGGCCCGGTCGCCCTCAAGACGCCTGCGGGCGTGAACCGCATCGACGTCGAAAGCGCCGAGGAAATGTCCGCCGCGGTCAAGCGCGCGCTTCCTTGCGATGCGGCGGTGATGGTGGCCGCGGTCGCCGACTGGCGTCCCAAGGAATATCGCGATGAGAAGATCAAGAAGCGCGGCTCTGCGCCGCCTGCCTTGATGCTGACCGAAAACCCCGACATTCTCACCAACCTTGCAGCGGGCGACAAACGTCCCGCTCTTGTGGTGGGCTTCGCCGCCGAAACCGATGACGTGCTCGACAACGCTAAAAGGAAACGCAAGCGCAAGGCCTGCGACTGGATCGTCGCCAATGACGTATCGGGCGATGTGATGGGCGGCGATATGAACAAGGTTCACATTGTCAGCAGCGAGGGTGTCGAAAGCCTCGATGAGATGCCAAAGCTCGATGTTGCCATTGCACTGGTCGAACGGATCGCCGCAGCCTTGAACGCCGAAGCCGAACAATGA
- the dapB gene encoding 4-hydroxy-tetrahydrodipicolinate reductase has product MVQFAVIGHKGRMGQALASAIEEAGHQFKVGVDMGGDPRPIVSQCDVVVDFSAPDALEANLAAARVAGVPILVGTTGLEPSHHALIDEAARTVPVLQTGNTSLGVTLMAHLVREAASRLASDWDIEILEMHHRQKVDAPSGTANLLGEAAAEARGIDLSDNLESGRHGYTGPRGKGHIGFATLRGGTVAGEHSVIFAGDEERLTISHSAENRMIFARGAVRGAAWLIGRKPGRYSMEDVLGL; this is encoded by the coding sequence ATGGTGCAGTTTGCAGTCATCGGGCACAAGGGCCGTATGGGTCAGGCGCTGGCGAGCGCAATCGAGGAAGCGGGCCATCAATTCAAAGTCGGCGTCGATATGGGCGGCGATCCTCGTCCTATCGTCTCGCAATGCGATGTAGTGGTCGATTTCTCCGCGCCGGATGCACTCGAAGCCAATCTGGCCGCAGCGCGGGTCGCAGGTGTCCCGATCTTGGTCGGCACCACGGGGCTTGAGCCATCCCATCACGCGCTGATTGACGAGGCTGCTCGCACCGTCCCTGTCCTGCAAACCGGCAACACCTCGCTTGGCGTGACACTTATGGCGCATCTCGTGCGCGAGGCCGCCTCAAGGCTGGCAAGCGACTGGGATATCGAAATTCTCGAAATGCATCACCGGCAGAAAGTCGATGCACCGTCCGGCACTGCGAACCTGCTGGGTGAAGCGGCAGCAGAAGCGCGCGGGATTGACCTTAGCGACAATCTGGAAAGCGGTCGCCACGGCTATACCGGGCCGCGCGGCAAGGGGCATATCGGCTTTGCCACCCTGCGCGGCGGCACAGTAGCAGGCGAGCATTCGGTGATCTTTGCAGGCGATGAAGAACGCCTCACCATCTCGCACTCCGCCGAAAACCGCATGATCTTTGCGCGCGGAGCCGTGCGCGGGGCCGCGTGGCTCATCGGGCGCAAGCCGGGTCGCTACAGCATGGAAGATGTTTTGGGGCTCTAA
- the dut gene encoding dUTP diphosphatase, which produces MSNSVNVEVKRLPHGEGLTLPAYATSGAAGMDVVSAEDVTLKPGARYPVATGLALAIPHGYEIQVRPRSGLALKHGITVPNTPGTIDSDYRGELKVILINHGDADFVIARGDRVAQLVLAPVVQAAWDEVEELDATERGAGGFGSTGGHAKL; this is translated from the coding sequence ATGAGCAACTCTGTGAATGTCGAGGTTAAACGCCTGCCGCATGGCGAAGGGCTGACCCTGCCAGCCTATGCCACCAGCGGCGCTGCGGGCATGGATGTGGTGAGCGCCGAAGACGTTACGCTGAAACCCGGCGCGCGTTATCCGGTCGCAACCGGCCTCGCGCTGGCAATCCCGCATGGCTACGAAATTCAGGTCCGCCCGCGCTCAGGCCTCGCGCTCAAGCACGGCATCACCGTCCCGAATACCCCCGGCACCATCGATTCGGACTATCGCGGCGAGCTGAAAGTGATCCTGATCAACCACGGCGATGCGGATTTCGTCATCGCGCGCGGTGATCGCGTCGCGCAGCTGGTGCTTGCGCCGGTCGTGCAGGCGGCGTGGGACGAGGTTGAGGAGCTGGACGCTACCGAGCGCGGGGCAGGCGGGTTTGGCTCTACCGGAGGCCACGCGAAGCTCTAG
- the dnaA gene encoding chromosomal replication initiator protein DnaA — MVHKIDKARSTRRHSDEDLMEDAEAVNLAADWADISQGLRKDLGHQLHSQWIKPIQVGGINKENGTLDLFLPTEFSANWVKDRFHDRLQLAWKIVRGDVRNVNIQVHPGRRQLPELRLDDGRRPANDGASAIAVAAGTIGDSGFTSSVGLDPSLTFAAFVTGEANVLAKNAAERMAATEQPQFSPLYLKAATGQGKTHLLHAIGHAFLQAHPRARIFYCSAERFMVEFVQALKANQMIEFKARLRSFDLLLVDDIQFIIGKASAQEELLYTIDALLAEGKRLVFAADRAPQALDGVEPRLLSRLSMGLVADIQAADIELRKKILVSKLSRFAPLSVPEDVIDFLARTITRNVRELVGGLNKLIAYAQLTGQEVSLNLAEEQLTDILSANRRRITIDEIQRTVCQFYRIDRSEMSSKRRARAVVRPRQVAMYLSKVLTPRSYPEIGRKFGGRDHSTVIHAVRLIEDLRQRDADMDGDVRSLLRQLES, encoded by the coding sequence ATGGTGCACAAGATAGATAAGGCGCGGTCAACGCGTCGCCATTCGGATGAAGATTTGATGGAAGATGCCGAAGCCGTAAATCTCGCAGCCGATTGGGCCGATATCAGCCAAGGTCTCCGCAAAGACCTGGGCCATCAATTGCACAGCCAGTGGATCAAGCCGATTCAGGTTGGCGGGATCAACAAGGAAAACGGCACACTCGACCTGTTCCTGCCGACCGAGTTTTCGGCAAACTGGGTCAAGGACCGCTTTCACGACCGCCTTCAGCTCGCATGGAAGATCGTGCGCGGCGATGTGCGCAACGTAAACATTCAGGTTCACCCCGGCCGCCGCCAGCTTCCCGAACTGCGGCTCGACGATGGACGCCGCCCTGCCAATGATGGCGCAAGCGCGATTGCTGTCGCAGCCGGCACGATTGGCGATTCGGGCTTTACCAGCTCGGTCGGCCTCGATCCCTCGCTCACCTTTGCCGCCTTTGTAACCGGCGAGGCCAATGTTCTGGCCAAGAACGCTGCCGAACGCATGGCTGCGACCGAGCAACCGCAATTCTCGCCGCTTTATCTCAAAGCCGCGACCGGTCAGGGCAAGACGCATCTGCTGCACGCCATCGGCCACGCATTCCTTCAGGCGCATCCACGCGCGCGCATCTTCTATTGTTCGGCAGAGCGCTTCATGGTCGAGTTCGTCCAGGCACTCAAAGCCAACCAGATGATCGAGTTCAAAGCGCGTCTGCGCAGCTTTGACCTGCTGCTGGTTGACGACATTCAGTTCATCATCGGCAAAGCCTCGGCTCAGGAAGAGCTGCTTTACACGATCGACGCGCTGCTCGCTGAAGGTAAGCGATTGGTCTTTGCCGCTGACCGCGCTCCGCAAGCGCTCGACGGGGTTGAACCGCGTCTGCTCAGCCGTCTCTCGATGGGTCTGGTGGCGGATATTCAGGCCGCTGATATCGAACTGCGCAAGAAGATCCTCGTCTCCAAACTGTCGCGTTTCGCCCCGCTTTCGGTGCCCGAGGACGTGATCGATTTCCTCGCGCGCACCATCACCCGCAATGTGCGCGAACTGGTCGGCGGCCTTAACAAGCTGATCGCTTACGCTCAGCTGACGGGTCAGGAAGTTTCGCTCAACCTGGCCGAAGAGCAGCTCACCGATATCCTGTCAGCCAATCGCCGCCGGATCACGATTGACGAGATCCAGCGCACGGTCTGCCAGTTCTACCGGATCGACCGCAGCGAGATGTCGTCCAAGCGCCGCGCGCGCGCTGTTGTGCGTCCGCGCCAAGTCGCGATGTATCTCTCCAAAGTGCTCACGCCGCGCTCTTATCCAGAGATCGGCCGCAAATTCGGCGGGCGCGACCATTCGACGGTTATCCACGCTGTTCGACTGATCGAAGACCTGCGCCAGCGTGACGCCGATATGGACGGCGATGTGCGGAGCTTGCTGAGGCAGCTCGAAAGTTAA